Proteins from a genomic interval of bacterium:
- a CDS encoding acetate kinase, whose translation MLILVINCGSSSLKYTLFNQDREVSAGLVDRIGTAKSSFSRTVSNGKKRSQSVAVANHRQSIKLVVDSLVEDGVIAHHCAIGAVGHRVVHGGPRYADAVLVNQSVINDPIGRNLAPLHQVSYAGIEACLTIFPKIPQVAVFDTAFHQTLPEHAFTYALPHQLMKKHNIRKYGFHGTSHKYVTQEAIRILRKPANRTNLITLHLGNGSSISAIQGGKCVDTSMGLTPLAGVVMGTRCGDIDPAIVPFLMEKEKLSVREIDQLLNKKSGILGLSGVSNDLREVLAKAEKGSRRARLSLDVFIYSIQKYIGAYHAILGRTDAIVFTAGIGEKSPYLREKICERLFGIGIKIDKRKNAGTISQERFIHTVSAKVKILVLPTREEYMIARETRRVIDKKK comes from the coding sequence GTGCTTATTCTGGTGATTAATTGCGGTAGTTCGTCTCTTAAGTATACCTTATTCAATCAAGACCGGGAAGTGTCTGCAGGATTGGTGGACCGGATTGGAACTGCAAAATCTTCCTTTTCACGCACCGTCTCCAATGGAAAAAAACGTTCCCAATCGGTTGCTGTGGCCAATCATCGGCAATCGATTAAACTTGTGGTTGATTCGCTGGTTGAAGACGGGGTGATTGCCCATCATTGTGCGATTGGAGCGGTGGGACACCGGGTTGTGCATGGCGGTCCCAGATATGCCGACGCTGTATTGGTTAATCAAAGCGTGATCAACGATCCCATTGGTAGAAATTTGGCTCCGTTACATCAGGTGAGTTATGCGGGTATCGAGGCTTGCCTTACGATTTTTCCGAAAATCCCCCAGGTTGCGGTTTTCGATACGGCATTCCACCAGACCCTGCCCGAACATGCTTTTACTTATGCGCTGCCCCATCAGCTCATGAAAAAGCACAATATCCGGAAATACGGTTTTCACGGAACTTCGCATAAATATGTTACGCAAGAAGCCATCCGCATTTTACGTAAACCGGCGAATCGGACGAATTTGATCACCCTTCACTTGGGAAATGGTTCTTCCATTTCCGCAATTCAAGGCGGGAAATGTGTCGATACCAGCATGGGATTAACCCCCTTGGCAGGTGTGGTTATGGGAACCCGGTGTGGAGATATCGATCCGGCCATTGTACCGTTCTTAATGGAAAAGGAAAAACTAAGTGTGCGGGAAATTGATCAGCTTTTAAACAAAAAAAGCGGTATTTTAGGTTTGTCCGGTGTTTCCAATGATCTTCGCGAAGTGCTTGCCAAGGCGGAAAAAGGGAGCCGGAGAGCCCGGCTTAGTTTGGATGTTTTTATCTATAGTATTCAAAAATATATCGGTGCTTACCACGCTATTTTAGGCAGGACAGATGCCATCGTTTTTACAGCAGGAATTGGTGAAAAAAGTCCTTATTTAAGGGAAAAAATATGTGAAAGGCTTTTTGGTATTGGCATTAAAATCGATAAGCGCAAAAACGCCGGTACAATTTCGCAGGAAAGATTTATTCATACAGTGTCTGCCAAAGTAAAGATTTTGGTTTTACCAACACGAGAAGAATACATGATTGCCCGTGAAACCAGGCGTGTTATTGACAAGAAAAAATGA
- a CDS encoding DUF4398 domain-containing protein yields the protein MKKRFYFFAAVGMISILSTGCGTVDTRSTVEQMTNARVAVETAEKMDAKAYASQDLRHAQDALAIARDAYANQAFERAFDFSKKATIYALVAKAKTEQKKSEEKLVEVKQQLAKVRALTETYMKPAVPTMSVVPTVPVVPASQTNPASSSGQPTPTATTPVEVKP from the coding sequence ATGAAAAAACGATTTTATTTTTTTGCAGCTGTTGGCATGATATCTATTTTATCGACAGGATGTGGCACGGTGGATACGCGATCAACGGTTGAACAGATGACCAATGCCAGGGTCGCGGTGGAAACTGCTGAAAAAATGGATGCCAAAGCCTATGCATCTCAGGATCTTCGCCATGCCCAGGATGCACTTGCCATTGCGCGTGATGCCTATGCCAACCAGGCGTTTGAGCGGGCATTTGATTTTTCCAAGAAGGCAACCATTTACGCCTTGGTTGCCAAAGCAAAGACCGAGCAGAAAAAATCCGAGGAAAAACTTGTGGAAGTAAAACAACAATTGGCCAAGGTACGTGCACTGACTGAAACCTATATGAAACCGGCGGTGCCGACAATGTCCGTGGTACCAACGGTACCCGTGGTACCGGCGTCACAAACGAATCCGGCGTCTTCAAGTGGGCAACCGACACCAACAGCAACAACACCGGTGGAGGTGAAACCATGA